In Terriglobus aquaticus, the genomic window GCCGTCACAACCGCTGATCGGCGTCACCTTCAGGTGAAGGCTGGAGTGTTTGGGGTGACCGCATTCGTCCAGCAGCACCACATCTGCCTGCTTGCTGGAAATGATGCTGACCAGCGCGTCGTTCTTTGCGTGGTTCTCGCCAAAGTGGCTACACAGCCCGCACTGTCCGTCATGAAGAGCCTGCATGATATGTTCCTCCGTCCATGAGTGAGAGACGGAATCGTGGCCGCATGTTGCTCGTCTGCAAGCGATCTCCACACGGAAAGACGCTGCACCACTCGCTTCAGGAAGAAGTCGTTTCTTGTCGCCCACCATGTGCTTCGCTAGGCTGAAGGACATGCATCTTTTTCGCAGAAGTACGTTGGCGCTCGCCCTGCTGTGTGGAATGCGCGCCGTGGCACAAGGGCCATCCGCTACCGGGCAGCGTCCCATCCCGGTCAAGGCCGTCGTCGTCACTATGTTCGAGATCGGCAAGGACACCGGGGACGCGCCCGGCGAGTTCCAGTACTGGGTTGAGCGCGAACACCTGAACCATCGCTACGCGCTGCCAGCCGCGTATCACGACGCCTTGATGAACGACGACGGTGTGCTCGGCATCGTGACCGGCATGGGAACGTTGCGCGCCAGCAGCACCATCATGGCCCTGGGGCTTGATCCAAGATTCGATCTGTCGCATGCGTACTGGATCGTCGCGGGCATCGGCGGCATCGATCCGCAGGCCGGCACGCTTGGGTCGGCGGTGTGGTCGGACTGGATCGTGGACGGGGATTACGCGTACGAATTCGATGCCCGCGAGATACCGAAAGATTGGTCGACAGGGTACGTTCCATTGCGGAAGAAGACTCCGTACGAAGAGCCCAGGACCGATGACAACGGTATGGCGTTTCAACTGAACAGCAAGCTCGTCGACTGGGCGGTCCGCCAGACGGAGCACACTCCGCTGATGGACCTGCCCGGCTTGCAGGAGCGCCGTCTACAGTTTGCGGGCGATGCCGCGCATACCGCGCCCCGGGTGCAGCGCGGAACTGCGATGTCTTCCAGCACGTACTATCACGGGCGCAAGTTGAGCGAGTGGGCGCGCGCGTGGGTGCGCTACCAGACTGGCGGCAAGGGCACTTATGCAATCAGCGGCATGGAGGATTCGGGAACGCTGTACTCGTTGAGCCAGCTTGCGAAGACCGGTCGCGTTGACATGAACCGCGTGCTCGTTTTGCGGACAGCAAGCAACTTCGATCAGCAGCCAGCGAGTGAGCCGCTGGCCGACGAGGCGTTCAGCAGCAAGATCGCAAGCTACAGCGCCCTGCAGCCGTCATTGGAAAATGCATTTCGAGTCGGCGATGCGGTTGTGCACGAACTAGTGCAGGGTTGGCCGAAATATCGCGATACGGTCCCGGCCGCCCAGTAGCCGGCCGACAATGC contains:
- a CDS encoding purine-nucleoside phosphorylase; the protein is MHLFRRSTLALALLCGMRAVAQGPSATGQRPIPVKAVVVTMFEIGKDTGDAPGEFQYWVEREHLNHRYALPAAYHDALMNDDGVLGIVTGMGTLRASSTIMALGLDPRFDLSHAYWIVAGIGGIDPQAGTLGSAVWSDWIVDGDYAYEFDAREIPKDWSTGYVPLRKKTPYEEPRTDDNGMAFQLNSKLVDWAVRQTEHTPLMDLPGLQERRLQFAGDAAHTAPRVQRGTAMSSSTYYHGRKLSEWARAWVRYQTGGKGTYAISGMEDSGTLYSLSQLAKTGRVDMNRVLVLRTASNFDQQPASEPLADEAFSSKIASYSALQPSLENAFRVGDAVVHELVQGWPKYRDTVPAAQ